From the Papaver somniferum cultivar HN1 chromosome 2, ASM357369v1, whole genome shotgun sequence genome, the window GATTTTTAGTACTCTTAGTCTTAAAGTAGCCTTAAATTCTGGTAGGAAATTGATAAGAAGTTTATACTAATACATGAATGGATTGTATTGTGCAGTTTCATTTGGTTATTCGAATTCCAACAGCGAAGATGTTATGATGAACATAAGTCATACCGGAAACAAGAAACAAGGAGCAACGTTCAGATCTTATGGAAATGCAGACATTACACCAAATAAAATGAGGTATAATAGTAAGCTTTTGTGTTTGTtaggttgtttttgttttttgcacTATATGGTTTTAAATCCAGTGGACTACTTTGCTGACTGTGTTTTAACACCATTTACTTGGTTTTGGCAGGAGTTCTGCCTCCATTCTTCATAGGTTTCTCAGAAGAAGAAGTTAACCATCCATGGTTGAAAACCTCTCTCAAAATGGAAATCGGAAATGTTAACAGCAAACATATCGTCCTGGCTCTCAAGGTAACTTCGTAGCATTGAACTATGAATGAGTGAAACCTGTGGTTTAGATTCTTTTGATCCATCAAGTTTAATTTGAGTTATCAATTTCGGAACTGTGCAGGTCAAAAGTATCCTGGTACCATGTCAAGATGAAAACAATGACATCGAAGATGATGAAGCGATCAGCTTGGGGGTTGATTCAGTGCCAACAACTGAGCTTCCAAATCCAGATAGCGAGGTATACTTACACCGTAACTTATTTGTCATATTACAGCTTCTACTGTCGTTCGAATTGTTGGGAAAACATGGGTGAAACTCGAGAATATAATTTGATAAACTCTGAAATGTCCTAAAATAATTGAGAGATTTGTGTGTTTCTTTTAGTGTATCAATTTCAatctggtggttgtgatggtggagtCTCAGATGAATGACGAGTTTTGGGTTCTCAACAATACGATTCAACTGAGTTTGTGGCTCTGAGATCTGAATTTGAGtgatggatgaaactgcagctgTGGATGTTGATGATTGATAGGGTGGTGTTGATATCAGTTTGCAGTTGCAGATAGAGTATCAAGGTGGAATGGCAGGTGCAGCTGGAGCTCAAACGAGTCAGAGAACTGAATTTCTACAGAAGAAGGGCTCAGATGGCACCTCAGAGGAGGATTGGTCTGTGGTTATGTTGCAGAATGTGCTGAGAATGGTGGTATTGAACTCATGGAGGTGAAACTGAAGCGTTGGTGGTGATGTGTGTTGGCTCAGGAATGAATCTAGATGACTGAGATGGAGAGTGGGAGACGAAGTGCTGAATGGCTTGCGATTGTGTTGCCGTGGAAAACAACAAGATGAGGTGCAGCTGGGTTGCAAGGATTGAGTAAGGATTGCAGTCAAGAGTTAAATGTGTTTGTGGTTAATTAGCTGGCATTGCAAGTCTGGAGTGCAGGACAAGTGTTGAATTCTACAAGCTTAGGGTTGGCAGACTAATGGAAGTTTGTGTGACTGCAGAATGAACTTGAGTGGAAGCTTGTATGTTCTTAAAGCTGCATCTGAGCTGAAGCTAGAATTGAATTGCAGCAGTTGGTGTTTAACTGATGCTGGTGGTGACTTGGTAAGAAGGCATGATGGAGTTGCAGGTGCAGTTGTGCAAAAGTTGGtttgagaagaagaaggtaaTGGTGCTGTTACAGCTGAGAGCTGATGTGGAATGTGTCTTTGCAGTTGAATAGTAACCCTTATTAGATAAAACTCTGCAGATAACATGTGTGCGTGCGTCCTTGGATTTGTATTGATGAACTTTTgtctgttcttctttttcattagatTTCAATGACATGATGCAAGTTTTGATAAGTATAAGTTTTTGGTTCAGTGTGAATGAtgcaatttttgaaaaaaaatttaatttttgtgTGAATGCTCAAGGTTTCTGAGAATCTAAAATCCGGCGCCGGAGAAAAGTAACCGTTGACTGACGTAGAATTCTTTTTGACGGCGGCAAGAAAACTATTTATGACGGCTTGACAAGGCGTCACAAATAGAATCACTGCTCGTGATGGTTGACCAAACGTCACAAATGATCTCAAACCGTCACAAAACACATTTGTGACCCCAGTAGTGACGCCGATTGTCGACCGTCACAAATGGATTGTGACGTTCTTTTTTGCTATTTTGTGAGGGTTTTCTGTTATTTGTGACGGTTTAGAAACCGTCACTAAAGGCCCTCTGTTTTGTAGTGTGACAAAAGATTGTTAGAAAGAGAAGGAATCAACAGAGTATGTTATAAAGTCAAGGAAGAATTCAGATCAACCCTCCCAGCTCCAGTAACCGGATATGGAACTCCATTGACATTATAGACCGTTGAGCAGTCAGGAGCAAATGCATCTTTCACGATAGATGCTTCAAATGTCATGTGATTAGTATTATCGGAGTCAAGTACCTAACCATGATCTTTTTCAGAATTCGTACCAAGTAAAGCAACATCCACATTGCTTGATTTTGGAAAAAAATGTTCAAATTAATTAAAGAAATGAGAGTCAAAAACTGCACAAGAAATATTCGGTCTTGTCTGCGTCATTGAAGTATTCATAGTTACATTTTTTTGAATTCTATGGGTTACCCACCAATCCGGATACCCAATTTTCTTAGAACACCTTTCCACAATAAATGCAATTTCTACCGGCAGACATAGTCAAAACGGCAGTTAGATCTGATTGATACTATAAGCTAATAATAGTATAAATATGGGTAAAAATGTGTAGAAAAAAATTCTACCAGGGTAAAAAAGGTAATTAACAGTTCAAATCAAGTTCTCTCTGTTACACGAAGAAATTACGTTTGACAAATCCGGCAAATAGATAAACTTAACGGAGTGTTTTTCTTATGGACTCATTAACTAGGATCAAAACACAAGGTAATAAGGCTTACGAATTTAGTAGCTAAGACTAATTAATTAGCTAAGAACAACTGCTTAACAGATTTTTTTGAGCCTTAAACAGCCAAACTTCTTTAAAAGAataactttctttttttttatgatcGGTCAAAGAGGATATATTAAAATGCACACAAGCCGTATACGGGCGATTACAACTGACAAAGAGCGAAAATCtcacaaaagaaacaacaagacaaAAGAAAAGCTAAAGCAAAGAGATTTCTAAGAATACAAAGAGTATCAACAAAAGAAGACACAAATTGTGAAACCTAAAAGTCAAAAGCCACTTGCAAACCACAAAGAAGACCACAATCTATTGTCAATTAGCAACATCAACATTTTCTATAATTAAATCATCGTGATTTTTTGGGAGATCTTTAAAAGAACAACTTTcttttaatttcaacaaatttctGTTCGTGGCAGTTTCACCATCTGAATGTGCACCACCATTCGTATTCTGCATTAAACAGCCAAAGGCTGAACCTAGAATTGAGCAATTGCCGCCTAAGCAGAAGTTTAGCTGGTGGTGCTCAAACGAATTGATTGCTTCCACCTCTTGATAGGAATCTTTTCAACCTTAATTGGAATAAGCAGAAGATAAAGCCCAGGGCTAACTTTTATGCTGTAATTCATACTTATTGTTTATAGAATATAGTTATGGCCCTTATGGGCCTAATGGTCTTCTGGGTCATGTGAAATGGAAATTCCCCTCGAGTTTATCGGATTCGGAATTCACTAATTCAGTAATTTCCAAGCTCGAAAAATGAATAAGTTATTAGCTCATTTTGCTAACAGCGAGTATTAGCATAGGATTTTCTGAATACTGGTATTAGCACTGATGAACCAAGGCATTTCAGTTGAAGTGTCAGGAGGCTACTTGTTGTGATGGATACTGGTTCATGCATCTGAAAAACATGGACAAACTTCCATTACATTAATTCAAGGCTTCTAACCATTCTCCTCTCAAGATTACATTTGACATTTTTCACAACAAATACAATCATCTTGTGTTTCATCTCAAACAAAATTACAAACAGGTATAAAAAGAGGAGAAAGAAGCTCAAGGGATTCCAACAAGGCAAGTGCAAAAAATCACCCATAGTCCCTCTCATTTTCCCTACAAAGAGAAGGTACACCCCattgaacaaaaaagaaaaatctaatcTAATTGAGATTTGACAGTTAAAAAGATCTTCAGTGGGAAAAGCAATTTTAACCTTGAAACACTATAATATGTTACAGTTTACAAAGTGCAACAACTGAAACAACTCGAGCAGGGGTGTTGTCGTACTTTTTCTTGATTCACGCCTATGCCAAATAATATTTGTTCAACCTGCATTCCCTGTGTTCCGATCAAGAAGAGCATTGACCtcccaaaaataaagaagccgacACCAACACTTAGCCTTCTAAAGTGTATGTGTTGGGACCTCAAGCATGTTCTCTTCAAGGAGAAAATTTGGTCCTGTACAATCTGTACCAGAAGAACTATCACATTGAAGGATCCTAAGTTTCCCTTCCTTTGTTCCGTAAACAAGACCTCCTCCAACCAAAGGATGAAAGCATGCTACATTAACTTCATCTTCTGCACTTGGAAGTAGTCTCACAAGCTTCATATCTGATACTCTATATACCTCTAAAATTGTATAGATAGGCATTGTTGTCTCTGCATCAATGACAAGGCTTCTAAGGAGTGAGCCATGCCTTCTACCATAGGCCAGCAACATGTGATCTGATGTTGGAGAGAACTGAATGGAAGTCAAACAATGAGCGGCTCTTATTGCGCATGATGCAAGCACCTGACCGAAGGTTGCTTCCTCGAGGGAATATATCCGAAGCTCGTACATAACTTGATGAGCTGAAATTGGGTGTCTTGTAGGGGACGTTGAGGCACCAGATTCATGGTTCACGTGCGATTGCAATCCAGATTCCATGTGGGGAAGCCTACAAGCGACACATGCTGCTAAAAACCTCCCACAAGGTGAAAAGTGGGCACCCATTTCACTACAAAGAACAACATGTGGTATAATTAAGCGACATTTTCCTGCATCAAGTACTGCACAAGGATCTTTGATATCATGTGCCCAAATTTTAAGCTTCACAGTGCAAGGTAActcggcagcagcaacagcagcagccagTGATGTCGCAAGTGCAGTCTCAGTCCTAGCAACCGCTGGTTGAGGACCAATTTCGTTGCTTCTGATATTAATGAAAGGGGCACCTTCTCCAGACCCAGATAATGCCCCAGCACGAGAACCCAATGAACGATTGTGTAGACTCGATCGTCCACCTATTCGAGGATGATTGACATCAGTTAATACTGATGGGTCCACATTACGAGTAGCCAAATTAGGTGCCAAGTTGTAAGACGCAATAGAACGAGGAAATCCAGCCGAGTTTTCATGGAGCGCACCGTTTAAAGAGAGCATAGGATGTAACCCAGCTTGGCTTTGGCCCATTAACCACCCTTGCAGGAAAGGTAACTCCCAAAACCTGGAGTCCCCAAAAGGAAAAAACTGATGCATCTGCGCAACTTCACCACTCTGTGAAAGCATCTGTAGCGCGGCTAGGTTTGAAAGATAGATGCCAGGTGTGACTTCCAAGTTTTCCCTAGATTGCCCAGTGGAAGTTCGGGCTACGTTTCTACCATGTGACAAATCTAAGACGGGAGAGTTATTTTGATGAGCATTACCTATAGGCTGCCCTTCAGTGGTCTCCAATTCCATAGCGTCAGAATCAGGGACTGCAGATTCCATCTCACTTAAAAAATTATTGCTTGACGAGTCTTCCGGTGCATTATACGAGCTTGAAGGTATCATCGGAGATTCATCCATGGGAGCCACCAAATAGTCATCCACAGTCCCTGTATTCACATCTATTTGAGGCTGCAAAGAAGCAGAAGAGTCGAACATTTGCTGCAAATTAATAAAACCAAAAGATCCATTCCCATACTGTGAAGATGTTCTTCCATCCTCCAGAGATGTTGCCAGTGACATTGGAGAATCTGAAGAGTCCAAATCACTGACCTCGGCAGTTAAAAGTAATGGAGCAGCATTCGGGTGAAAATGCACAGCCCGAAGCGACCGCCTTGTCTTCAATACAATAACTGGTTGACATCCCTCCCCTCTCTTATCATAGCGCCATATGTGCAGCTTGTGACCTGAAGCTACAGCCAGAAGCTCTCCATCGGCATGGAAAGCAATAGAAGCAATCGGACGCGAAAAATTACGCGACCCTAAACACTCTGCAGTACTTGCATCCCACAACCGTACCTCATGATCCAAGCTTCCACTTGCAAGTACCTTTGGATTCACTGGATGAAACCTCACCACCCACGGCGTTCTTCGATGACCACTCAACACCTTCAAACAATTCCCAGACTGACAATCAATTATCTTGACTGTATGATCCCCATGGGTAGATGCAAGCGTTTTTCCATCAGGACTAAAAGCTGCTGCAATAGTCGACCTTGGAGGAGGTACCAAAGGACAATATTTTGCAGATATATGTTTCAATGATTCTGCCTCCGCCCATGAAGCTAAACCATGTTTGGCATCTATGAATTCACAATTTAACCCAAATTCATCATAATTTCTAGTATCTCCTACCCACAGCCTTTTCGATGAATGTTTCGATCGAGGGTTAATCTCCCTTTGTGCTAATAATTGAAAAACATTCTTACCTCGATGAATCTGTGCGGCAATTTCAGCGGGTTTTGAAGAAGTTGAAGCATCGTCTGTTGAAGATCTCatctttttcctttcaaaaaatgcCATAATTTTCCAGCCTTCTTAATCCAAATTAAAAATCACCCTTTTTCATTGATACACAGAtagagaaacagagatataaaatcAGCAAATTATCAAATCAAATCAGAATGAATTTCC encodes:
- the LOC113348003 gene encoding uncharacterized protein LOC113348003, giving the protein MAFFERKKMRSSTDDASTSSKPAEIAAQIHRGKNVFQLLAQREINPRSKHSSKRLWVGDTRNYDEFGLNCEFIDAKHGLASWAEAESLKHISAKYCPLVPPPRSTIAAAFSPDGKTLASTHGDHTVKIIDCQSGNCLKVLSGHRRTPWVVRFHPVNPKVLASGSLDHEVRLWDASTAECLGSRNFSRPIASIAFHADGELLAVASGHKLHIWRYDKRGEGCQPVIVLKTRRSLRAVHFHPNAAPLLLTAEVSDLDSSDSPMSLATSLEDGRTSSQYGNGSFGFINLQQMFDSSASLQPQIDVNTGTVDDYLVAPMDESPMIPSSSYNAPEDSSSNNFLSEMESAVPDSDAMELETTEGQPIGNAHQNNSPVLDLSHGRNVARTSTGQSRENLEVTPGIYLSNLAALQMLSQSGEVAQMHQFFPFGDSRFWELPFLQGWLMGQSQAGLHPMLSLNGALHENSAGFPRSIASYNLAPNLATRNVDPSVLTDVNHPRIGGRSSLHNRSLGSRAGALSGSGEGAPFINIRSNEIGPQPAVARTETALATSLAAAVAAAELPCTVKLKIWAHDIKDPCAVLDAGKCRLIIPHVVLCSEMGAHFSPCGRFLAACVACRLPHMESGLQSHVNHESGASTSPTRHPISAHQVMYELRIYSLEEATFGQVLASCAIRAAHCLTSIQFSPTSDHMLLAYGRRHGSLLRSLVIDAETTMPIYTILEVYRVSDMKLVRLLPSAEDEVNVACFHPLVGGGLVYGTKEGKLRILQCDSSSGTDCTGPNFLLEENMLEVPTHTL
- the LOC113348002 gene encoding meiosis-specific protein ASY1-like, coding for MEIGNVNSKHIVLALKVKSILVPCQDENNDIEDDEAISLGVDSVPTTELPNPDSECINFNLVVVMVESQMNDEFWVLNNTIQLSLWL